CGTTTTTAATGTCAGCGCATCTATTGCCTCTTCATCATTGCGAATATTACTTCCCTCGCCGCGCACTCGCACTTCTACCTGCCCATCACTTTGTTTGCCCAAAATCACAGAAAGCTGTCCGCCACGCGGAAGGAAAGTTGAGATAAGAATCAACATATTCAATATTAATTTCGACATTTTACGGCTTAAGGATACTTCGGCAGAATCGGTGTAATGTTCTGGCCATGCTAGCTCGAACCGTGAGTCAGAAAAGAAGCTGTCGGCAAGTTCGCGTACTTCGCTAAGGCTGGCTTCACCCTGATAATTCACACGCCCGTAGGCCTGACGATAAAATTGCAAGCGAATCACCGCTTGTTGCGCACTTCCAATAATAAGCTCTAAAGCCTGATCTTGCAGCGCAAAGCCCTCTTCTCCCAAAAACTCCGCACCATTGTTTACCGCGCCAATTGGGCCAGTTAAATCATGACACAAGCGGGTAGAAAGCAATTCAGCAAGGCGCACTTCCAAATCCATTAAAGCATAACTCCATTTATCCACAAACATAACACAAGGGTGCAGTTTCTGTATAAACCTTATTTGTTACTAAGTAGTTAACTTTGGTAAAATTTTATCATTTTTTATTACCCATAGCCCCCTTTAGAAGCAGGTTTTTAATGCAGCCTTGCTACGTCATAACAGGTGCTATAAGAAAATATGATGACGGCAAGCACAACTAGAAGTATAGTATTTATAGTTAATATTATTAGGTGTGAGTAGGTTAACTTGTTGCATAACACAATTGGAGAGCGGCTGCGTCATTTAATGGCAGAACGTGGCCTAAGCGCCGCGCAATTAGCCAAGCGTGCAGATATCAAGCCCTCTTTTATTTACGATGTGCTTCATGGCAAATCCACAAACCCTTCTATTGTAAAACTTGCGCACATAGCGCGTTGCATGGATGTAGATATTTCATCACTGGTTGGCTCTAACTCTTCCTCACCTACGCAAAACCGCACCGAACCTCCCGCAAAAAGCCGTAAACTTCAACTCGATATGCATAGTGGCGATGACTACGTTACCATTTCCAGTATTTTGGTAGAGGCTTCCATGGGGGGTGGATCAATTGTTACCACCGAAGAAAAAGGCAAACCCTATTATTTCAGGCAAGAATGGATCCGTAACCGGTTGGGGGTGACAGCCGATGATCTACGCATGATTTTTGTGCGTGGCGACAGCATGGAACCCACCCTATGCGCGGGCGATATGATATTGATAGATATCACAAAGAAATCCCCCACCCCGCCTGGAATTTTTGTGTTATTTGATGGCTTTGGTTTGGTTACTAAACGATTAGAGTTTCTATCAAATACCAACCCCCCCGCCATACGCATTATTTCAGATAACGCACAATATGCCGCCTATGAACGCACCATAGATGAGCTGCACATTATTGGCAGGGTTGTGTGGTTTGCCCGTGAGTTGTGAATTATTTTTCATCCATGCCGGATATTTTGCGATAAAGCGTAGATCGACCAATTCCTAAATGGCGAGCTACATCAGTGATATGCCCGCTATAACGCTCTAATGCAAAGCGTATAACTTCATGCTCCACGTCCTCTAAACGACGCAGATTACCTGTTTCATCCACGCATCTCATCACACCATTTGCATCGCTTTGCTTAAGTGGTCTAGCATTTTTTTGCAATCGCATCGGCGTAACGTTGTCGTTATCCTGACTAAACAAATAGCGAAAATCTTCTGGCATCAATGTGTTACCCTGACAGCACATCACCGCATTAAATATTGCCTGTGATAATTGCTCTAAATTCCCCGGCCATGAAATCTCACGTAGCATATGCAAGGCTGCAGGGCTGATACTATTGATAGATTTACCTTCCATTGCGCAATAGCGTTGACAATAGACCATAGCTAGATTTGGAATATCTTCGGGTATTTCACGCAAATATGGCAAAGTAAGCGGCATGGCATTCAACATTGAAAAAAAGTGATTAATTTCCAGTTTCTCTTTACTGCTTGAACGCCGAACCGCATCGTTCATGGCAAAAATTACACGTCCGCGAAACCGTATATTGGGACGTGCTTCATTAACAGGGTGCATTAGCTGCAAAATATCTGCAAATCTTTTGCGTATATTAGGCGATAAAGCATCAATATTGCGCACTAAAACCGTGCCGTATTCCACTTTCTCAAGTACGCCTTTATTTTGATCATCTCCAAATAATCTTTCTTGTGCTTCGTCTTCAGATACCAGTGCGGCGTTAAAAGAAATAAAATATGAGCCTTTACGCGCTGAACTGCCATGGATCGCCCGCGCTAACATCTCATGTCCTGATCCCGGCGCCCCTTCTAAGACTAATGCCGTTTCGCTGTCGGCAAGATTTTTTGCCATATATACTGTTGCTTTCAGCACATCGCTTTGTGCGTTTATGTCATCCAAAGACAGTTGCTCACATGCCCATGCATGGCGAATTTCTAGTTGCAGGTCGCGCCGTAGCAAGGCATTACGTATAGCATTTGCTAGTTGCGTAAAATGAAAGGGCGTTATTAAAACATCCGTTGCACCCCATTGCGTTATTTCCGCCATTTGTTCTAGTTGGTGATAGGTCGCCAGCACCAATATCTGAATATCTTTACGCAATTTGCGCAATGCTTGAACAGCTTCTTGGGGATTTTTTGTCGAAGAAATATTTAACAACACCACATTTGGTTGTATTTGCCATGCATCGTGCATACGCTTTAGTGCCTCATCTACATTGTTGCTGTAGATAGTTTGAAACGGCATATTGGCTTTTATTTTTTGTTCAATTTCAGAGGCATTATTTTTATTGCCATCTATAATCATCACTATCTGCGACATAATATTTTCCCTTGATCATCAGCAGAAAAGTTGTTACTTTTTCGCAAAAACAATTATAGGTTGTATTATATGCAACCATAAGATGCAAGAAAAATTCTTATGCAACTTATGAAACTAGTTCTTAATGAATGACCATTCAATCGCCCAAGGCGTTTCCGGTGAAAATGGTGCGTAGATTACAATTTGCGTGGTAGATACCGGTTTACCATCTATACCTAAATAAATACCTTCCTCCAGC
The sequence above is a segment of the Alphaproteobacteria bacterium genome. Coding sequences within it:
- a CDS encoding sigma 54-interacting transcriptional regulator; this translates as MSQIVMIIDGNKNNASEIEQKIKANMPFQTIYSNNVDEALKRMHDAWQIQPNVVLLNISSTKNPQEAVQALRKLRKDIQILVLATYHQLEQMAEITQWGATDVLITPFHFTQLANAIRNALLRRDLQLEIRHAWACEQLSLDDINAQSDVLKATVYMAKNLADSETALVLEGAPGSGHEMLARAIHGSSARKGSYFISFNAALVSEDEAQERLFGDDQNKGVLEKVEYGTVLVRNIDALSPNIRKRFADILQLMHPVNEARPNIRFRGRVIFAMNDAVRRSSSKEKLEINHFFSMLNAMPLTLPYLREIPEDIPNLAMVYCQRYCAMEGKSINSISPAALHMLREISWPGNLEQLSQAIFNAVMCCQGNTLMPEDFRYLFSQDNDNVTPMRLQKNARPLKQSDANGVMRCVDETGNLRRLEDVEHEVIRFALERYSGHITDVARHLGIGRSTLYRKISGMDEK
- a CDS encoding LexA family transcriptional regulator, with amino-acid sequence MHNTIGERLRHLMAERGLSAAQLAKRADIKPSFIYDVLHGKSTNPSIVKLAHIARCMDVDISSLVGSNSSSPTQNRTEPPAKSRKLQLDMHSGDDYVTISSILVEASMGGGSIVTTEEKGKPYYFRQEWIRNRLGVTADDLRMIFVRGDSMEPTLCAGDMILIDITKKSPTPPGIFVLFDGFGLVTKRLEFLSNTNPPAIRIISDNAQYAAYERTIDELHIIGRVVWFAREL
- a CDS encoding histidine phosphotransferase family protein → MDLEVRLAELLSTRLCHDLTGPIGAVNNGAEFLGEEGFALQDQALELIIGSAQQAVIRLQFYRQAYGRVNYQGEASLSEVRELADSFFSDSRFELAWPEHYTDSAEVSLSRKMSKLILNMLILISTFLPRGGQLSVILGKQSDGQVEVRVRGEGSNIRNDEEAIDALTLKTDFADITPRSVQPYFMARLAESLQVKLGHSIDDTHFEIVAVHP